A stretch of the Lolium perenne isolate Kyuss_39 chromosome 3, Kyuss_2.0, whole genome shotgun sequence genome encodes the following:
- the LOC127342282 gene encoding F-box/FBD/LRR-repeat protein At1g13570-like — translation MINHTVCKITSSNHISGKPIFKKARPNVKLEDLPQDLLCTILSKLPAKEVSRATVLSSNWRYICAICCYKLCFAGATGCCRDTFERKEYLQYMQKFIDDVNTVVQKCHGKLLEEFHVRFEFDAMLVDPLNKWVNFAVSSRTKSIAVNLRPINKRRTDVDRYTFPFHLLDNGSNMSHLQCIQLSFVSLRPPSEFRGFPILRKLDLEFVDIAIKDLQVILSNCYNLGWLSLVRCFLNGELKLDRPLSHLRHLTVVYCRVTRIEFHVTKLVTFVYNGPIVPIFINQDSKLENAHICFDKTNFQDGASSLLNGIPSVQNLTLKIFDQRLEKESLLNSPGKLSRLRCLQLVMGLGVQNIDKLSRVVSILRAAPLIEKLEINFFPTTHICFADKDALGKQHLQLCEYNYLKNMHMTAYKGTRGQLEFLLHVVENAPALEELIVDTAMRDYEDQYAGLYCRKKACAERAVQHARSCLGGKLSAKVKLCVM, via the exons ATGATCAACCATACAGTGTGCAAAATAACTTCCTCAAATCATATCAGTGGGAAACCAATCTTTAAGAAAGCGAGGCCAAACGTTAAACTGGAAGACCTTCCACAG GATCTGCTGTGCACCATATTATCAAAGTTGCCTGCGAAAGAGGTTTCAAGAGCTACTGTTTTATCAAGCAATTGGAGATATATCTGTGCTATTTGCTGCTACAAATTATGTTTCGCTGGTGCTACCGGGTGTTGCCGTGATACTTTTGAAAGAAAAGAATACCTCCAGTACATGCAGAAGTTCATCGATGATGTCAATACAGTCGTGCAAAAGTGCCATGGCAAGTTGCTTGAAGAATTCCATGTCAGATTCGAGTTTGATGCAATGCTGGTTGATCCTCTAAATAAATGGGTTAATTTTGCGGTATCATCACGGACAAAGAGCATAGCTGTCAATTTACGACCTATTAACAAGAGACGTACAGATGTTGATCGCTACACATTTCCTTTTCACCTTTTGGATAATGGAAGCAACATGTCTCATCTGCAGTGTATACAGCTTAGCTTTGTATCTTTGAGACCACCATCTGAATTCAGAGGTTTCCCAATCCTGAGAAAGCTTGATTTGGAGTTTGTGGATATCGCTATAAAGGATCTTCAAGTTATATTGTCCAATTGCTATAATCTTGGATGGCTGAGCTTAGTGAGATGCTTCCTGAATGGCGAACTAAAGTTGGATCGTCCGTTGTCCCACCTTCGACACCTAACAGTTGTATACTGTAGGGTGACCAGGATAGAATTTCATGTTACGAAGCTCGTTACCTTTGTATACAATGGACCCATTGTTCCTATTTTCATTAATCAAGATTCTAAGCTTGAAAATGCACATATATGTTTTGACAAGACAAATTTTCAAGATGGTGCCAGTTCACTCCTCAATGGTATTCCGAGCGTTCAAAATCTGACACTAAAAATTTTCGACCAGCGCTTAGAG AAGGAATCACTGTTGAATAGCCCAGGCAAGTTATCCCGTCTTAGGTGCTTACAGTTGGTAATGGGATTAGGAGTTCAAAATATCGACAAACTTTCTCGTGTAGTTTCCATTCTGAGGGCAGCTCCGCTTATCGAGAAGTTGGAGATCAAT TTTTTTCCCACTACTCACATCTGTTTTGCGGACAAGGATGCTTTGGGCAAGCAGCACCTTCAGCTGTGCGAATATAATTATCTGAAGAATATGCATATGACAGCATATAAAGGGACAAGAGGTCAACTTGAATTTCTTCTGCATGTTGTGGAAAATGCCCCTGCGCTGGAGGAATTAATTGTGGACACTGCTATGCGGGATTATGAAGATCAATACGCAGGCCTATATTGCAGAAAGAAAGCATGCGCAGAGCGCGCTGTGCAGCATGCTAGATCTTGTCTCGGTGGAAAACTTTCAGCAAAGGTGAAACTTTGTGTTATGTAG